The genomic stretch GTTGACGCggacttcctgtacatcctgCTGAGATCGGTCATGTGTATGCGATCTTCATACTTCACAGTGAGTTCATTCTTGATTAAATTTCTCACTTTCTTTGATCAAATTGATGGCAACTTTATTTGGCTCCATGGCGGGTTTTTAGCAGTCAGTCAATAAAGAGAACATGGACAATGAGTCATGCATTGCTGCGTTGCTTGGGCatggaatgatacagtacagggcaaacCGTAATCAAAATCCATGTTATAATTagtatattatttgttatattaattatttcttCAAGAATTAGTTATTTAATATTACTCATTTACCGTCTTCCCATTCTTTGTACAGTTGGGAAAATGCAGTGCATGGTATTTAGTCATAAATAATATGTCAGTGTTATTTCAAATTGCTATTATAAACTTCTAAATAGTATCCTCTGGGCAATGAATTGATCACAACTCACAGGACTCTTACACAAGCAGTTATTCATGTtcaaggactagataggacagctgccTTCAATTCAATACCCTGATTGAACATTAAACAGTATTAATTTAGCAATGATTgtcatattgatttttttatattattatgtgctgTTTAACACAATAGGGATGCATTAGTGCAACCTGTGGTGCCGTTGTAGCTGtggggaaaatgtgttttgtctcCCTCTTGTGGCCGGATTGACTGTTTGCGTTCTTGAACAAGAGAATGAGAAtacatatttgtttgtttttactgacAAATACAAACAgatactttgtttgtttttactgacAAATACAAACAGATACAAGTCTGATTCTACTTCTGGAACTGTATGATCGATCACGGTCCATATAACAGAGATGGTAGTACTTTTTGTTGATGGCATCGGTCTAAATGGATtgattttaaaagaaataactgaATTTACTGAGGTGAAAAGGGttacattttacacataaaTGTTGTAAAAATCCCAATTACCAACATTTGACAGTGTGATAGGTAGTTCAAAGTGGGTACTAGCTTGATAGGTCGCACTAAAAGTACTGTTAAAAGAATCCCATGTGTCACTTCTTGTCCTGCTGAGTTTTTAAGTGTCTGTGTGCTTCTCTCAGAGTGTCCTGCATCTCTTTGTACTGGGCAAGAGTGCATGCGTCTTCCAGCCGGGCCCAGCGGTAGCTCTGATGCTCATTAGATAAAATGACTTTGGTCCCCGGGTCTTTCAGTTCAGCCAGCCAGTACAGAACCTCCTTGGGTTGACCTCTCACCTCATAATGCAGCTCCTTCAGGAAGCCGTCAACCACCTGAAGGTCCTGTGCGTCAAGCCCTGCCTCCTCCTTGGTCTCCCGAAGAGCTGTGGTGAGGTCATCCTCACCTGGGTCCACGTGGCCTGATGGTGAACAGGTTATCAGTAAAATAAATAGTGGGAGAATCATGTGCTGTTTTATACCTTTAGGTGGGGTCCAGTGGTGCTGCCCATAGGAGGTCTGCAAGAGGAGGTACTCAATGTTGTCTTGTGGAGGAACACAGTTTGCAAGACGCCGAAATACGATGAACCCACAGGCACGGAGCGCCATCTTATGTTAGAGTGGAAACAAACTGGTTAGTTCTCGGAGGGAAGACTATAAACTATAGTCACTTATCAACATAAACCTTTAAAAAGTCAGTTTGGATCAGCACTACAATTCTGGAAACTGATCATTATCTGTTGTTTCTAcctttgtcattcattcattcatttctgagTGATGCAAACAAACTGGAAACTGGAACTTCCTCCAGTGgcattattgttttcattttttttttacaattaaaggCAGAAGCTAAATCTTGACCATATATTTGATTGGTCAATTTCAAGCAACCCTACTTAAACGCTTCAAAGATTAGCTGGGAATCTAATTCTGCTAAAACTACTGAACAACTCTTGCAAGCACAGCCCTACAACGATACCAATGTTGGTAGCATTGCCACGATAATACAACGTATATCGAAACCACAATGAAATACTCATATTAATTCTGTTTAATAATTAGGTATGCCTTTATAAACGTTATTACGACGCACTATTTGATAAATGTACGCACATACTGAGGAGGCTGGGCCCGGTTTAACATTTCAGTTTAGGAACTAGCATGAACTTTGGCAGCACCTAAAATATTGAAAGTTCCGCTTAGTTGTgacaaaaatgtcttcaaacTCAACGAAATTAAAACGCCAGCTCAATTAGTTAGATAAAATGAAACCTACGGTTTAACAAACGTTTGTTTCCTTGTTTGTTAGTTATTTTCGTTTattagtttgtttctcatcgGCGTGAAGACACCGAGCACCGTTGCATCATGAAGTTGGTCCGGGCTAAACTGAGTACAAACGAATATGGTTCCTATGTGTAAAACGCTGTGCCacaaaaacgttaaaaaaaaaaagttaaattgcGCTGACTTTATATGGAGGTgcactattactactactgcaaATAATAATGACCATAACTAGATTGCTGCAATTGTGTTTATAATGATTAGATTTATTTTGGTTAGTGAAATTACTAGTACATCATTAttttatacaatacaatatattttttaaaactaaactGTATATAGTTGTTTCCCACTATGGTTTATGTTTCAAAATATGATAAGAAAGAAATTTTAAGAGTGTGAGAATTATAGGAatcaggttgttgttgtttttcaaatagaaatataacAAGTAAAACGGTTGAGGGGAAACAGGAAAGCAAGGGCATTGATAAGACCCCCTGAAAGCAGCTTGTATCTGAAGATAAAATACGAGGCCTCCTTCCCACACCGAGTGGAGTTGTGAGTGGTACATTTGCTCGGCTTAACAGAGAGGACATTGCAGCTCAACTTCAAGGTAAAACCCAAAACAGGgataatttttcattttcaaacaaataTGTAACTGACAGAGATAAGCTGAGAGAGTTTTTATGGTGGATTCTGCAATTTACCTGCACTTGCACAACAggtatagacaaaaaaaatgtattcatctttgctcttttcatcattttatgaaaatCCCCTCACAAATCAGCTGGAGGCTTTCTTACATGTGACTTTGACTGCTACTACTGTGTTTACTCAGCCTGCACTGATGTGCTCATTATTCCACACCATGACTCATTCTTGGGGTCTTGCATGAAGATATTTTTAGTATATTGTCACAGAGATTTCAGATGGAGTCTGATTTTAGTTTCTGGATGGAATGATGACAgccaaatgtaatgtaatttagcCTAGGCCACAAATCCTGATCTGAAAGTGCTGGAGTTTGCTATTTGAACTGAGAAACTGTAGTATTTTTTAAGGTTTTATCGCAGGGATAGATTCCCAAAATAGCCCAAAATAAGTGAAATGCGCAAAGTAGGCAACTATGATTTGTTTACAATAATTCtatatgttttaaggctgtaaaaccccCCCATTATACactttagacatttttttttcagaaaggcATTAACATTTCCTCAAATTTCTCTGTtatttaaacactctcaaagttcacatttcatttgaattttaatgatcaatctATGGTGGACACAATAAATTGTTAAGTGACTCGAAATATTATATTCACTCCTCATCCTGGCACCGTTTagctgtagcatttttgtatccttgttaaaacatgttGTCCATTTGTTGTCCTCGTCCACGTCCTCCTCCTTTAGCTacttcttctattgtttatcGGAGTTTAGCAAGCAGCTCACTCGTTTGCTAGTGGGAtgaagtttgattgattgacaatgggaAGGTTCTCCCTTAGCCAATAACGGCTCTATATTTAGCCGGCTATTGTCAACTGTGGGCTCTTCCTGGTGAAGGCACGTAAACACATACTGAGAGGAAGTGGAGCAGCACATATCTTCAACATGATTatacaacaccctctactggtagcagtggtaaatacaataacagacacacaACATAGTACCGGTAGATccctctaatacaccacaaggacacagaacacaatgcaaAATGATATGCAAACTTAAACATCAGTGAAGCAGTAACTTTGTGAAAGGTGAATCACATTATAGAGAAGGATCCAAATTCAAATTAGATTGGTGCAACTGCAGGTGCgataaacattaaaattaatttttgctGAATTTTGCAGTGCCATGGAGCAGAAGAGTCCAGCAGGAGAGCTGTATTTTGTGGGGAAGAAAGAAAATTTGATTGAAGCAAAGCGCACTTTCAGAACAGTGGAGGATCGGGACATATTGATCATCTACCACCAGGAACGCTTCTATGCTATGGACTCTTACTGTCATCGTGAGTTCCATTTTTGCATTGCATCCATGAGCTTATAATAGATATCCATGCCATAATGTGCTTGCACTGAGGattatattctgcaatatagtGATCATCTATGCCTTCTAACAGATGCTGGTGGGATGCTGCAGAACGGGGACATTGAGGTGAGATTTGAAATATCCTACTCTTCATTATCAATGAGCTTGATTAACCATGTGGTCTCCATTGCATATGCAGGAAATTGATGGCAAGCTGTGCATAATTTGTCCCAAACACAAGTACAAGATGTCGCTAGCCGAAGGTGAAGGTTTATACAGGGGCAAAGACCCCACCCAAGATCCACCTGTGCACAAATGGTTCTCAAAAGGAGTGAAGCAGCGAGTCCACACAGTAACAGAAACCAATGGGGACATCTACGTGAAGCTCTCTAAGGAGCCAGCATGGATCGACTCTGACTACTTCCAAGGAGAGAAAGGAAAAGTGGAAAGGGCCAGAGCTGAGGCTCTTGAGAGGATGGCATCTTCCTAATGGATGATGAAAAATGACACCCCACCTACTCACAAACCTCAGATTCTATATACAGTtgtcacttaaaaaaatataataatgttatgttatgatacATGATGTTAGATGACATTACCTTTCACACAGCATGGATAATGGCAGAGCTGAGATTGAGTAGAAAAaaaagctctcctcccattccatgtggaagtggtaatttttttattcctttGTCCGTCTTCCCCACTGTGATACTTCTTCCCCAGTGAACTGCAATAATCGAGGGACAAAGTACTCATTATAATCTCAACTGCAGTAAATTGTGCACACAAGATCTCAAACTAGCAACACATTTTGCGGCTTTTTCTGCTCTTACTGGACATAGTTGGagactcttaaaggggaactgcactttttggggaattttgcaacattgttagagttttttttttacagggcttcatagttgacataggtgtatcccaatgacagcattgtaagctagctgaaattaacttgttttcttgtgttataatgcacagaaaagtgaaagaaataacatgtattgctcttctcaacgagcagcagGTGCTGCTGTGGATCCATCTTGCCGgtgataaaaaaacacaaaaagaagtGACATGTCCATTTCTAAGCatatttgttgtgcttttcatgtttttttgctcactttttgttgaccaaaacatacacaaaaatggCATGCATCATgaacaattatgcaaattagacaataaCTCCATTAAAACACCCTCCCGTCCCCACAAATAGATTGTAGTGCTGTGGGAAacactaaaaatatacaattataaatCAATTTGCTATGTGCTTTATGAATAATGTATATGGTTATTTGTGTgataataatgttaattttcAATGCAAATGACACACAATGCTAATGTTCTGTATTTGTTATTATCCTCCACAAATGATGtgaaattattgtattattataattaactcCACTGTCCAAAGTGTATGACTGTTGTAGTactaatatttgaataaaagAGATACTCCTTGTTAAGAgtattggatttccaaaatacGTACATGCTGTGTAGGTGTGGACCCCTGGCTATATACCCCTGGTCATATTACTAGAAGACATGGAACAGCTACAtatgataacctgcacagaaagctctctagatcttccagatcttccggcacctctttctgcagtgtttatTTTACTCCATCCCCAGCTCGCCTCCAGGTGCGCCTCCTGCCAAgctcactccgctgtgattggtcacactcccaagcgctctcaaggacttccagacagctgccgaaccccacATCCTAATTTTGCCggaaattgttacttacagcttgtTCTTATGACTCTTCAACACAACCatgtaacgttggaaaggtgtcgAACAGTTGACCGATAGCGCATTGTTCTCTTGCTGGCTAGTAATCAGAAACTCCAatcacttctgcctgatgcttgcctctttagGCAAGTTTTCTTTCCTGGGAGCCATTGTTCTGCGCTAACAGGGTGAATTATTTGACAAAGTGTACACCTTTAAAATGCCTTATAAGTTTTGGGTTGTAACACATATAGCGCTGCTTGTTATTGATAATGTAAACAAGACACAATGTATCTCAGTTCCCCTCATGTATAAAAATACTGTCAATAAACAAACTATTGCTTCAGTACAAGTCAATAAGTTTATACCACAGCAAAAGTACCAACAACTTAAAAGTACTGAGATTCAGTTCATGTGACACTTTGAATTTAGTCAAGCTTGTGGAGTGCGTGTGGTGAAGTAGCGAAATGTTGTGcttgttaaatattaaaatgtaattatgtaGTCAAATTGAGAGTCCATGCTGGGGCTGTAATGTCTGTGCGGTCTTTTGAGGTTGGTCAAGAGGAAATTTGTCAGGCTAAAGAGGACTGCCTGGGGAAGGTGTCTGCTGGTGGGGTTGATGTACGTATTGCACAGCATGGATACAATTTTGCTGGGTAATAGATATGGAGATGCTGAGCTGTTCTTCTGGTTTATTGTCTAGTATTAATCATCGTGTATAgtatgagggggggggggtttaaacGTTGAATTAGAAGTCTTTCAtttagttctttagtaatcagtagtaaAACATAGGTCAATTTCAGGAAAATGTTAGTTTccgactaaaaaagggagaaaaacagctttttatgaatatatgtacattttaatcataactttcattttgacacacATGTATTGCTAACAACTAcagcacaacataaacaacacaaaaatgggttgttttatatcaaaataacaatttatttacaaatatgacaccatgaactatttatgAGGTCTGAGAttactgcacggtggtcgagtggttagcacgcaggcctcacagctaggagacccgag from Doryrhamphus excisus isolate RoL2022-K1 chromosome 1, RoL_Dexc_1.0, whole genome shotgun sequence encodes the following:
- the rfesd gene encoding Rieske domain-containing protein is translated as MEQKSPAGELYFVGKKENLIEAKRTFRTVEDRDILIIYHQERFYAMDSYCHHAGGMLQNGDIEEIDGKLCIICPKHKYKMSLAEGEGLYRGKDPTQDPPVHKWFSKGVKQRVHTVTETNGDIYVKLSKEPAWIDSDYFQGEKGKVERARAEALERMASS
- the nudt2 gene encoding bis(5'-nucleosyl)-tetraphosphatase [asymmetrical] isoform X2, producing MALRACGFIVFRRLANCVPPQDNIEYLLLQTSYGQHHWTPPKGHVDPGEDDLTTALRETKEEAGLDAQDLQVVDGFLKELHYEVRGQPKEVLYWLAELKDPGTKVILSNEHQSYRWARLEDACTLAQYKEMQDTLREAHRHLKTQQDKK
- the nudt2 gene encoding bis(5'-nucleosyl)-tetraphosphatase [asymmetrical] isoform X1 — translated: MLNRAQPPQYMALRACGFIVFRRLANCVPPQDNIEYLLLQTSYGQHHWTPPKGHVDPGEDDLTTALRETKEEAGLDAQDLQVVDGFLKELHYEVRGQPKEVLYWLAELKDPGTKVILSNEHQSYRWARLEDACTLAQYKEMQDTLREAHRHLKTQQDKK